From Polaribacter butkevichii, a single genomic window includes:
- a CDS encoding 2OG-Fe(II) oxygenase yields the protein MQTIHKLELWLSWMDDLAEQDYVVIDDFIDNNLYKEIKNFLFKNIDVFDKAGIGSLNQHTIKKTIRGDKTYWLNKERDTILKDFWNLLEETKSTLNRYCYLSLSGQEFHLAHYPSGGYYKRHLDQFEGRNNRMISMIIYLNDNWETENGGQLEILDKNKKLQLVEPIAKRCVLFKSDKVPHAVLKSFKDRYSLTGWLLYQPIGLGPLLG from the coding sequence TTGCAAACAATTCACAAATTAGAGCTGTGGTTGTCCTGGATGGACGATCTTGCAGAGCAAGATTATGTGGTTATTGATGATTTTATAGACAACAACCTTTATAAAGAAATTAAAAACTTCCTTTTTAAAAACATAGATGTTTTTGATAAAGCAGGTATTGGTTCTCTTAACCAACACACAATAAAAAAAACCATTCGTGGCGATAAAACCTATTGGTTAAATAAAGAACGAGATACAATTCTTAAAGATTTTTGGAATTTATTAGAAGAAACAAAAAGCACGTTAAATAGGTATTGTTATCTAAGTTTATCTGGGCAAGAATTTCATTTAGCTCATTATCCTTCTGGAGGTTATTATAAAAGGCATTTAGATCAATTTGAAGGTAGAAATAATAGAATGATTTCTATGATTATTTACCTAAATGATAATTGGGAAACAGAAAATGGTGGACAATTAGAAATTTTAGATAAAAATAAAAAATTGCAATTAGTAGAACCTATTGCAAAAAGATGTGTTTTATTTAAAAGTGATAAAGTTCCACATGCTGTTTTAAAATCTTTTAAAGATAGATATAGTTTAACAGGTTGGTTGCTTTATCAACCAATAGGTTTAGGACCATTATTAGGTTAA
- a CDS encoding pyridoxamine 5'-phosphate oxidase family protein: MSKFYTKITSRLQKFIEAQKIFFVATAPNSGRINLSPKGMDSFRVVSENRVLWLNVTGSGNETAAHLLENDRITIMFCAFEGAPNILRLYGKGKEIKEGDATWNELITLFPETPGTRQIFDITITSAQTSCGMSIPFMEYKGERNELNDWATEQGKEGIAQYWQDKNQTSIDGLPTKILD, from the coding sequence ATGTCTAAATTTTATACAAAAATAACCTCAAGACTTCAAAAATTTATTGAAGCACAAAAAATATTCTTTGTTGCTACTGCACCAAATTCTGGTAGAATTAATTTATCGCCAAAAGGTATGGATTCTTTTAGAGTTGTAAGTGAAAACCGTGTTTTATGGTTAAATGTTACTGGAAGTGGAAACGAAACTGCTGCTCATTTATTAGAAAACGACAGAATTACTATTATGTTTTGTGCTTTTGAAGGTGCACCAAATATTTTACGTTTGTACGGAAAAGGGAAAGAAATTAAAGAAGGTGATGCTACTTGGAATGAGTTAATTACGCTGTTTCCAGAAACTCCAGGAACGCGTCAGATTTTTGATATTACTATAACATCTGCACAAACCTCTTGCGGAATGTCTATTCCGTTTATGGAATATAAAGGAGAAAGAAACGAGCTGAATGATTGGGCAACAGAGCAAGGTAAAGAAGGTATAGCACAATACTGGCAAGATAAAAACCAAACCAGTATTGATGGTTTACCAACAAAAATTTTAGACTAA